One Pyrofollis japonicus DNA window includes the following coding sequences:
- a CDS encoding elongation factor EF-2 — MRVKHVDEILKIMRNIEQVRNIGIVAHVDHGKTTTSDSLLAAAGIISQRIAGEALALDYLKVEQQRGITVKAANISLYHEYQGRPYVINLVDTPGHVDFSSHVTRSLRLMDGAIVVVDAVEGVMPQTETVLRQSLEERVRPILFINKVDRLIKELKYTPQQIQQRFVEIIKEINYLISIYADGEFKKKWQLDPMSGMVIFGSARDKWGISIPMSQKKGIKFSDIIEAYKRGKDAVEEFASKVAPLHEVLLDAVVKFIPNPREAQRYRIPKIWKGDINSEVGKAMLDADPNGPLVYAISFMRVDPRIRRLVATGRIFSGTLRQGDEVWLINARKTAKVLQVSIYMGPDREVVDEIPAGNIAAALGLEDARTGETVVSVDLKDKVPPFERLQFVSEPVVTVAIEPKNPKDLPKLIDALYKLTIEDPSLQVKINQETGEYLLSGMGPLHIEIALWWLKETYGLEVKTSPPIVVYRETVRTKSQIFEGKSPNKHNKLYISVEPLNEETIKLIQSGEISEDQEPQERARILRDKAGWDYDEAKRIWAIDENFNIFIDKTTGVQHLREVKDTIIQGFRLAMREGPLAKEPVRGVKVILHDAVIHEDPAHRGPAQIYPAVRNAIYAGILTAKPTLLEPIQKLDIRVPQEYLSNVIAVISRKRGKIIDMKEHGVVMRVIAEIPVAESFDLAAELRSATQGRAFWGTEFSRWAPVPDNMLMDLIRKIRERKGLPPEPPKPEEFISPY; from the coding sequence ATGCGAGTAAAGCATGTTGATGAGATTCTCAAAATAATGAGGAATATCGAGCAAGTCAGAAACATAGGTATTGTCGCCCACGTAGACCATGGCAAGACCACTACAAGCGACAGCCTACTAGCAGCGGCCGGAATAATATCGCAGAGAATAGCAGGCGAGGCACTAGCACTCGACTACCTCAAGGTAGAGCAGCAGAGAGGTATAACCGTAAAGGCTGCCAACATTAGCCTATATCACGAATACCAGGGCAGGCCTTATGTAATCAACCTCGTAGACACGCCGGGCCACGTCGACTTCTCGAGCCACGTTACCAGAAGCCTAAGGCTAATGGACGGCGCAATAGTAGTTGTCGATGCCGTTGAGGGAGTAATGCCCCAGACAGAGACTGTTCTCAGGCAGAGCCTTGAGGAGCGTGTACGCCCAATACTATTCATAAACAAGGTTGACCGCCTCATAAAGGAGCTAAAGTACACGCCTCAGCAGATACAACAGAGATTCGTAGAGATAATAAAGGAGATCAACTACCTTATCAGCATATACGCTGACGGCGAGTTCAAGAAGAAGTGGCAGCTAGACCCAATGAGCGGAATGGTGATATTCGGCAGCGCTAGGGACAAGTGGGGAATAAGCATACCAATGTCCCAGAAGAAGGGCATAAAGTTCTCAGACATTATAGAGGCCTATAAACGCGGCAAAGACGCAGTCGAAGAGTTCGCATCCAAGGTCGCACCACTCCACGAAGTCCTCCTCGACGCAGTGGTCAAGTTTATACCAAATCCGCGTGAAGCTCAGCGATACCGTATACCAAAGATATGGAAGGGTGATATCAATAGCGAAGTAGGAAAAGCGATGCTTGATGCTGATCCGAACGGCCCACTCGTGTACGCTATATCGTTCATGAGGGTTGATCCGCGCATACGCCGCCTAGTCGCGACTGGTAGAATCTTCAGCGGCACGTTGAGGCAAGGCGACGAGGTCTGGCTAATAAACGCCAGGAAGACAGCCAAGGTACTACAGGTAAGCATCTATATGGGTCCTGACAGAGAGGTTGTGGACGAGATACCTGCGGGTAATATAGCAGCAGCGCTTGGCCTCGAAGATGCGCGCACCGGTGAGACTGTAGTATCGGTAGACCTCAAGGACAAGGTGCCGCCATTCGAGAGGCTGCAATTCGTATCAGAACCAGTAGTGACGGTTGCAATAGAGCCAAAGAACCCCAAGGACCTGCCAAAGCTGATTGACGCCCTATACAAGCTAACAATAGAGGACCCGAGCCTCCAGGTCAAAATAAACCAGGAGACCGGCGAATACCTGCTCAGTGGCATGGGCCCACTACACATCGAGATAGCACTATGGTGGCTCAAAGAAACCTATGGACTAGAAGTAAAGACTAGTCCACCAATAGTCGTGTACCGTGAGACTGTCAGGACCAAGAGCCAGATATTCGAAGGCAAGAGCCCCAACAAGCACAACAAGCTCTACATAAGCGTAGAGCCGCTCAACGAGGAGACCATTAAGCTCATACAGAGCGGCGAGATAAGCGAAGACCAGGAGCCCCAGGAGAGGGCAAGGATACTGAGAGACAAGGCTGGCTGGGACTACGACGAAGCAAAGAGGATATGGGCTATAGACGAGAACTTCAACATATTCATAGACAAGACAACCGGTGTACAGCATCTACGAGAAGTAAAAGACACAATCATACAGGGCTTCCGCCTAGCAATGAGGGAAGGTCCGCTCGCAAAGGAGCCCGTGAGAGGCGTAAAAGTCATACTACACGATGCAGTAATCCACGAAGACCCAGCCCACCGCGGCCCCGCACAGATATACCCAGCAGTAAGAAACGCCATCTATGCTGGCATATTGACTGCAAAGCCGACACTGCTGGAGCCAATACAGAAGCTCGACATACGTGTCCCGCAAGAGTATCTCAGCAACGTGATAGCAGTAATATCGAGAAAGCGCGGCAAGATAATAGACATGAAGGAGCACGGCGTCGTAATGAGAGTCATAGCGGAGATACCGGTGGCCGAGAGCTTCGACCTAGCAGCAGAACTGAGAAGCGCGACACAGGGCAGAGCATTCTGGGGCACAGAGTTCAGCAGATGGGCACCAGTACCAGACAACATGCTAATGGACCTAATACGGAAGATAAGAGAGAGGAAAGGACTACCACCAGAGCCACCGAAGCCGGAAGAGTTCATATCGCCATACTAA
- a CDS encoding histone deacetylase family protein, whose protein sequence is MSRALILYDDVFRLHKDPFGDHMESPERITRVFSALREAGIWPYFVFENPRRIGIREKRLCEVHSCDYVEKIKKISEEGGGIVDPDTYANEYTFQAGLRYAEAVIDASNRILSNEYDIVFVPGRPPGHHAGIFGSAMGAPTLGFCIFNVSALAALHLASFSRNRVLVVDFDLHHGNGTQEILYDKPEVIHLDLHQDPSTIYPGTGWPWQIGEGEAKGTKINVLVPPDTGDDVYISLFDKAIDMILDYFGKPDYIVVDAGFDGYIDDGLGLLRLTTNTYYHIGRRLRELSNKVLIVFEGGYSAGLRHALPAFLAGILGIHDVSPEEMTQSDKKTWEQALRDFNETAKNVEEALMKY, encoded by the coding sequence ATGAGTAGAGCACTAATTCTCTACGATGATGTATTCAGACTCCACAAGGATCCTTTCGGCGACCACATGGAGTCGCCAGAAAGGATAACTCGCGTATTTAGTGCACTACGTGAGGCCGGGATATGGCCCTACTTCGTGTTTGAGAATCCGCGAAGAATAGGTATCAGAGAGAAAAGATTGTGTGAAGTCCATAGCTGTGACTACGTAGAGAAGATAAAGAAAATATCAGAGGAAGGAGGAGGTATTGTAGACCCCGACACATATGCAAACGAGTATACTTTTCAAGCGGGACTTCGCTATGCAGAAGCAGTAATTGATGCATCGAACAGAATCCTAAGCAACGAGTACGATATAGTCTTCGTGCCTGGCAGGCCGCCAGGACACCATGCAGGCATCTTCGGAAGCGCAATGGGGGCTCCCACACTAGGCTTCTGCATATTCAACGTATCGGCCCTCGCAGCGCTCCATCTTGCGAGCTTTTCGAGGAACCGTGTCCTAGTAGTCGACTTTGACCTCCACCATGGAAACGGTACACAGGAAATACTATACGATAAGCCCGAAGTAATTCACCTTGACTTGCACCAGGATCCCTCAACGATATATCCCGGGACGGGATGGCCTTGGCAAATAGGCGAAGGAGAAGCCAAGGGAACAAAGATAAACGTACTTGTTCCCCCGGACACAGGTGACGATGTATACATCAGCCTATTTGATAAAGCGATTGACATGATATTGGATTATTTCGGCAAGCCAGATTATATAGTCGTGGACGCAGGGTTCGACGGCTATATCGATGACGGCTTAGGACTGCTAAGACTCACCACCAATACCTATTATCATATAGGGCGACGCCTACGAGAACTAAGTAATAAGGTGCTAATAGTATTTGAGGGCGGATATTCAGCTGGGCTCCGTCACGCTCTTCCAGCGTTTCTTGCCGGAATTCTAGGCATACATGACGTGTCTCCCGAAGAAATGACGCAAAGTGATAAAAAGACTTGGGAGCAAGCACTAAGAGACTTCAACGAGACCGCGAAAAATGTTGAAGAAGCCCTTATGAAATACTAG
- a CDS encoding CBS domain-containing protein encodes MILLRKKRSIPLRAEDIMTQPPVTASMNTPLREISKLMIDKRIGSVLIVDEEGKLRGIVTERDIVFACAQGWDAETRQAWEVMTENPITVKRDENILEIIKKMRDLNVRHMPVVDEEGKPVGVISSRDIMDIVLTILGLATMLKETA; translated from the coding sequence ATGATTCTCCTACGTAAAAAGAGATCCATACCCCTGCGCGCCGAAGACATTATGACTCAGCCACCAGTAACCGCGTCAATGAATACCCCTCTTAGAGAAATATCGAAACTCATGATAGACAAGAGGATAGGTAGCGTACTCATAGTTGACGAGGAAGGCAAGCTTCGAGGAATAGTCACTGAGCGGGATATCGTATTTGCATGTGCCCAGGGATGGGATGCCGAGACACGGCAGGCCTGGGAGGTAATGACTGAGAACCCTATTACGGTTAAGCGCGATGAAAACATACTTGAAATAATTAAGAAGATGAGAGACCTTAATGTACGCCACATGCCCGTGGTAGATGAGGAGGGCAAGCCCGTAGGCGTTATATCGTCACGAGACATCATGGACATAGTGCTGACCATACTCGGCTTAGCAACGATGCTCAAGGAGACAGCATAG
- a CDS encoding BUD32 family EKC/KEOPS complex subunit → MTCPENGIAEVSYKAGSHRITLIFFDEENYCIERVNEEIKIGLGADSAFLDVRESLFGEVIASLIVLRPSIIKGNEDLVSELFCSYYLKTINNELKKLRRIFQVNYERLRISLLYPLFSRLSRLQLLYPWLRPIYNDHMYSNLYFAWLNEKVRQCVSVARDKNGEVLVTPSFLEEIASSDTRQATTLERITAVTKTVTSIASPSILQAIPASLLVEGIQSKPHPLLRDPLLLVRLDAARVATTLIDFYDQLFSLTNLSKVINRLKPKTRRHGIIRAAEAVEVEGVRTAVVKKYADIAAVKWLVAAILTLQLPKPILSALKRLNNEYFFNRVLSEKGYNVANPILLDPRRKLAAYTYIEGKNLASIVQEEPDTPLYEELGRLIASLHKNDICLWDPNPSNFIYNGSEIFIVDLEQARFASNIEEKALDIAIAIYYSLLFDLSKAAERATLFARGYVEGGGDKTAILEATKHKYIAPFFTAVPFTHLEKARKALINAIGNT, encoded by the coding sequence ATGACCTGCCCAGAAAACGGTATTGCCGAGGTAAGCTACAAGGCAGGCAGTCACAGGATTACCCTCATATTCTTTGATGAGGAAAATTATTGTATCGAGCGCGTAAACGAAGAGATAAAAATAGGCCTTGGAGCCGATAGCGCGTTTCTCGATGTACGCGAATCGCTATTCGGAGAAGTAATAGCTTCATTGATAGTGCTTAGGCCTAGTATAATTAAGGGAAATGAAGACCTTGTTTCAGAACTGTTTTGCAGCTATTATTTAAAGACAATAAATAATGAATTAAAGAAACTAAGACGTATATTTCAAGTAAACTATGAAAGGCTTAGAATCTCGCTTCTCTACCCACTGTTCTCGCGCCTATCAAGGCTACAGCTTCTTTATCCATGGCTAAGACCTATTTACAATGACCACATGTACTCTAACCTCTACTTTGCCTGGCTTAATGAAAAAGTGAGACAATGCGTATCCGTAGCTCGGGATAAAAACGGTGAAGTGCTTGTTACGCCATCATTCCTAGAAGAGATAGCTTCCTCGGACACTAGGCAAGCAACTACATTGGAGAGAATTACAGCAGTAACTAAAACCGTTACAAGCATAGCTTCCCCGTCAATATTGCAGGCTATACCTGCTTCACTCCTTGTTGAGGGTATTCAGTCGAAGCCTCATCCCCTTCTCCGTGATCCGCTTCTCCTTGTGCGCCTAGATGCAGCAAGAGTTGCAACAACGTTAATCGATTTCTATGATCAGCTGTTTAGCCTTACAAATCTATCAAAGGTAATTAACCGACTAAAGCCCAAGACTCGGAGGCATGGCATAATACGTGCAGCTGAAGCCGTCGAAGTAGAAGGAGTACGAACAGCTGTTGTAAAAAAGTATGCAGATATAGCAGCAGTTAAATGGCTTGTAGCAGCAATACTTACCCTTCAGCTACCAAAGCCGATACTCAGTGCACTTAAAAGACTCAATAACGAGTATTTCTTTAATAGAGTTCTCAGCGAAAAAGGCTATAACGTGGCCAACCCGATACTGCTTGATCCGCGTAGAAAACTTGCGGCCTACACCTATATAGAGGGCAAGAACCTTGCATCTATAGTTCAAGAAGAGCCAGATACCCCACTATACGAAGAACTTGGTAGGCTCATCGCATCGCTTCATAAGAATGATATATGCTTATGGGATCCTAATCCAAGCAATTTCATCTATAATGGCTCAGAGATTTTCATAGTCGATCTTGAGCAAGCACGTTTTGCATCAAACATAGAGGAAAAAGCACTAGATATAGCTATAGCGATCTACTATTCCCTGCTCTTTGACTTAAGTAAGGCGGCTGAACGTGCAACGCTATTTGCAAGAGGATACGTCGAAGGAGGCGGTGATAAAACTGCTATCCTAGAAGCCACTAAGCACAAATATATAGCACCCTTCTTCACAGCAGTGCCTTTCACGCATTTAGAGAAAGCTAGGAAGGCGTTGATAAATGCAATAGGGAATACGTGA
- the hemL gene encoding glutamate-1-semialdehyde 2,1-aminomutase → MPGSRSKELYEKALSIFPGGVNSPVRAAVKPYPFYVERAEGPYIYTVDGEKLIDYVLAYGPLFLGHKHPRVLEAVREQLEKGWLYGAPYELEIKLAEKILKYYHPGGMVRFVNTGTEATMTAIRLARGVTGRDLVVKFQGCYHGAHDAVLVGAGSAAAEYGVPMSKGVPSDVAKLTLVAKYNDLESVEKIMRKHGEKVAAVIVEPVVGNAGVIPPKPGFLQGLRELTKTYGALLIMDEVITGFRLGLGGAQEYYGVKGDITTLGKIVGGGMPIGVVAASKEVMKELTPSGKVFNAGTFNAHPVTMAAGLATIEVLETGEPYKVANNAAKTLVETLGDLVKRYGIEATINHVESMFQIFFTGNEVASPEDAQKSKKEVYVALHEELLKRGVFIAPSQMEAVFTSGVHSEDVVEETKKALEESFKALRERGLI, encoded by the coding sequence ATGCCCGGTTCTAGGAGCAAAGAGCTCTACGAGAAGGCACTCAGTATTTTCCCCGGTGGCGTTAATAGCCCTGTCCGTGCAGCTGTAAAGCCTTATCCCTTCTACGTTGAGCGCGCCGAAGGCCCCTACATCTACACGGTAGATGGCGAGAAGCTGATTGACTATGTCCTAGCCTATGGCCCCCTCTTTCTAGGCCATAAGCACCCAAGGGTTCTCGAGGCAGTGAGAGAACAACTTGAGAAAGGATGGCTCTACGGAGCCCCGTATGAACTCGAGATCAAGCTAGCAGAGAAGATTCTCAAATACTATCATCCCGGAGGCATGGTAAGATTCGTAAATACGGGTACAGAGGCAACGATGACTGCCATTAGGCTTGCGCGTGGAGTTACTGGCAGGGACCTCGTAGTCAAGTTTCAAGGATGTTATCATGGAGCTCATGATGCCGTGCTTGTAGGAGCGGGAAGCGCTGCTGCAGAGTACGGTGTGCCTATGAGCAAGGGTGTGCCCAGCGATGTTGCAAAGCTAACCCTTGTGGCAAAATACAATGACCTAGAGAGCGTTGAGAAAATAATGAGGAAGCATGGAGAAAAAGTAGCAGCCGTAATCGTTGAACCCGTTGTGGGTAATGCAGGTGTCATTCCGCCAAAACCTGGGTTCCTCCAAGGGCTCCGCGAGCTGACGAAAACCTATGGCGCACTCCTCATAATGGACGAGGTTATAACTGGGTTTAGGCTCGGACTCGGCGGAGCCCAAGAATACTACGGAGTTAAGGGAGACATAACGACTCTCGGGAAAATAGTTGGAGGAGGCATGCCAATAGGCGTCGTTGCAGCCAGTAAAGAGGTTATGAAAGAGCTCACACCCAGCGGCAAAGTATTCAACGCTGGCACATTCAATGCGCACCCCGTAACGATGGCTGCTGGCCTTGCAACAATAGAGGTTCTTGAAACCGGCGAGCCCTACAAGGTTGCAAATAACGCGGCAAAAACCCTTGTAGAAACACTTGGCGACTTGGTGAAGCGATATGGTATTGAGGCCACAATAAATCATGTTGAAAGCATGTTCCAAATATTCTTCACCGGAAACGAGGTAGCCTCTCCTGAGGACGCCCAGAAGAGCAAAAAAGAAGTCTATGTAGCGCTTCACGAGGAGTTGCTAAAGAGAGGCGTCTTCATAGCGCCGAGCCAGATGGAGGCGGTCTTTACCAGCGGTGTACATAGTGAAGATGTTGTAGAGGAAACTAAGAAAGCCCTAGAGGAATCGTTTAAGGCCCTACGAGAGCGTGGCTTGATATGA
- the hemC gene encoding hydroxymethylbilane synthase — MKIRVATRGSKLSLAQTNIALNEIKKVAEDVEFEIVIVRTKGDIHQDKPFTAIGGKGLFEKEVNLAVLEGRADIAVHSLKDVPSQVTPGLVLGMTPPRDSPFDVLVSRNGAKTIWDLPSGAVIGTSSARRTAMLKHARRDLVFKPLRGNVDTRLEKLRKGLYDAIIVAEAALQRLSINIEYWRIPPEILPPAPSQGIIGVYTVSKRLDLLDVLEKATHRETMIVARAERAFLSKAGGGCHVPLGGYAWIEGNKLKLYAAVASLDGSKRVDVVLEGSPEHPESLGVLAALELRDKAEKAGIEIRSM, encoded by the coding sequence ATGAAGATACGTGTAGCAACCCGTGGCAGTAAGCTAAGCCTCGCACAGACAAACATAGCGCTCAACGAGATAAAAAAGGTCGCAGAAGACGTTGAGTTCGAAATAGTCATAGTTCGCACAAAGGGGGATATACATCAAGATAAGCCGTTCACAGCAATAGGGGGAAAGGGCCTCTTCGAGAAAGAAGTAAACCTTGCTGTACTTGAAGGCAGGGCAGATATCGCGGTCCATAGCTTAAAGGATGTGCCGAGCCAGGTGACGCCGGGACTAGTGCTTGGAATGACTCCTCCTCGCGACTCTCCATTCGACGTACTTGTATCCCGCAATGGCGCAAAAACGATATGGGATCTTCCTAGTGGGGCAGTAATAGGTACATCAAGTGCGCGTAGAACAGCCATGCTTAAACATGCTAGAAGAGACCTAGTGTTCAAGCCTCTGCGCGGCAACGTTGATACAAGGCTCGAGAAGCTCCGCAAAGGACTCTACGACGCGATCATAGTTGCCGAGGCAGCGTTACAGAGGCTCAGCATCAATATAGAGTACTGGAGGATTCCGCCCGAAATCCTTCCACCGGCCCCCAGCCAGGGCATTATAGGTGTGTACACGGTTTCGAAGCGACTAGACTTGTTAGACGTGCTTGAAAAAGCAACGCATAGGGAGACCATGATCGTTGCACGCGCAGAGAGGGCATTCCTTAGTAAAGCAGGCGGGGGCTGTCACGTTCCGCTCGGAGGTTATGCCTGGATAGAAGGTAACAAACTGAAGCTCTACGCCGCAGTAGCTAGCCTAGACGGCTCAAAGAGGGTTGATGTGGTACTTGAAGGCAGTCCGGAGCACCCAGAAAGCCTCGGCGTCTTGGCTGCGCTAGAGCTCCGAGATAAGGCGGAGAAGGCGGGAATAGAGATAAGATCCATGTAG
- the cobA gene encoding uroporphyrinogen-III C-methyltransferase: MQGAGKEGCRKGKVYIVGAGPGDPELLTLKAVRIIRSADVIVYDRLAPTDFIKREAKSDAELIYAGKAPGRHAMSQDEINKLLEEKACEGKLVARIHGGDPFLFGRGEEECIYLASRGISCEVVPGITSAIAGPELACIPPTSRLVASSVAIVPGREAAERKERRVYYGRIAKTVDTMIVLMGVGRLSEIVNELLEEGLDPSTPVAIVENASLPNQRVVVGRLANIVSKAREANVKPPAVIIVGKVVWLRDKICPETSR; this comes from the coding sequence TTGCAGGGAGCCGGGAAAGAAGGATGTCGAAAAGGCAAGGTCTATATAGTTGGTGCTGGGCCCGGTGACCCTGAGCTGCTTACCCTGAAAGCGGTGAGGATCATTAGGAGCGCCGACGTCATAGTCTATGACCGGCTGGCGCCGACAGACTTCATCAAGAGAGAGGCAAAGAGCGATGCAGAACTGATTTACGCTGGCAAGGCTCCTGGAAGACACGCTATGAGCCAGGATGAAATAAACAAGCTACTAGAAGAGAAAGCGTGCGAAGGCAAACTCGTTGCAAGAATACATGGAGGAGACCCGTTCCTATTCGGCCGGGGCGAGGAAGAATGCATATACTTGGCTTCCCGCGGGATAAGCTGCGAAGTAGTCCCGGGTATAACAAGCGCCATAGCCGGCCCCGAGCTTGCCTGCATACCTCCAACTTCGCGTCTTGTCGCTTCTAGTGTCGCAATAGTGCCTGGAAGAGAGGCGGCGGAGCGCAAGGAGCGCCGCGTATACTATGGTAGGATAGCGAAGACTGTTGACACCATGATAGTCTTGATGGGCGTTGGCCGCTTATCGGAAATAGTGAATGAGCTGCTCGAGGAAGGACTAGACCCCTCAACACCAGTAGCTATTGTTGAAAATGCCTCGCTGCCTAACCAGCGGGTTGTAGTAGGCAGGCTTGCAAACATAGTTAGCAAGGCAAGAGAGGCTAATGTTAAGCCTCCAGCAGTCATAATTGTTGGAAAAGTTGTTTGGCTGAGGGATAAAATATGCCCAGAGACCAGCCGCTAG
- a CDS encoding uroporphyrinogen-III synthase: MPRDQPLVLLLRPHPVEPGPLAEAAIVATIPVLRVVPSEESITKIAALLDKCDWLVLTSPRAPAMLKPILGKLRSVVKSGLRIAVVGPKTAQKLREELGLEAVLQPREYMGKVLAGELVRLKPRCVLLARSEKANPELARILKENNIQFIEVPLYTVEPIDDACEAAARIADLFDYVVFTSPSVVDAFMAKYGRGKKPREATFIPVAIGPTTAKRLASHGFTEVLVPDEYTLSGVTRLVKSHWAAKIGGK, translated from the coding sequence ATGCCCAGAGACCAGCCGCTAGTCCTGCTTCTACGACCCCACCCTGTTGAGCCAGGCCCCCTAGCGGAGGCAGCAATAGTGGCTACGATTCCCGTCCTACGGGTAGTACCAAGCGAAGAATCCATCACGAAGATAGCCGCTCTCTTAGATAAATGTGACTGGCTTGTACTGACTAGCCCACGTGCCCCCGCTATGCTCAAGCCTATCCTAGGCAAACTGCGCAGTGTCGTTAAGAGCGGGCTCAGAATAGCGGTTGTCGGGCCAAAAACTGCGCAGAAACTACGCGAAGAACTAGGGCTAGAAGCCGTCCTTCAGCCAAGAGAGTACATGGGGAAAGTGCTTGCAGGAGAACTTGTCCGCCTTAAGCCTCGATGCGTGCTGCTCGCTCGATCCGAGAAAGCCAATCCAGAGCTAGCACGAATACTGAAAGAAAACAATATACAGTTCATAGAGGTCCCCCTTTACACTGTTGAGCCCATAGATGACGCATGTGAAGCAGCGGCAAGAATAGCCGACTTATTCGACTATGTAGTATTCACGAGCCCCAGTGTTGTTGACGCATTCATGGCTAAATACGGCAGAGGGAAAAAACCGAGAGAAGCAACATTCATTCCTGTTGCAATCGGGCCCACGACTGCAAAAAGGCTCGCATCGCACGGATTCACCGAGGTACTGGTACCGGACGAATACACGTTATCAGGTGTGACTAGGCTCGTCAAGAGTCACTGGGCCGCCAAAATAGGCGGTAAATAA
- a CDS encoding coenzyme F420-0:L-glutamate ligase, giving the protein MARRFEVIGLSLPEARPGTDLAKLIVDTAAKEGIGIHDRDVIVAASKLVMKARRHLIDLRTVKPSFAARLMSLVTGKDSVEVELVLRASKDFIAFIDVRALGEKLRRLSPSPEEADKLINTISSIMFVVTRQGLIAMDGGVDYSNVPPGYAVANIVNFDEEARRLRNEIEQLTGKRVAVVITDTETNTSGKVGTVDVAVGSSGIEPVRHGFASRDIYGRPKFGGVDIIVDEVASAAALLMGQTSEGIPVVIVRGLEYRESAEGVSDYALGFKGLGLRGLIKNLFARIIYRLFWRPSDS; this is encoded by the coding sequence GTGGCTAGACGTTTCGAAGTTATTGGGCTAAGCTTACCCGAGGCAAGGCCTGGAACAGATCTTGCAAAGCTCATTGTAGACACTGCCGCGAAGGAGGGTATCGGCATACATGATAGAGACGTTATAGTTGCTGCATCGAAGCTCGTAATGAAGGCACGCCGCCATCTGATTGACTTGAGAACGGTCAAGCCGTCGTTTGCCGCAAGGCTGATGTCCCTCGTTACTGGGAAGGATTCTGTAGAAGTAGAGCTTGTTTTGAGAGCCTCAAAAGACTTCATAGCATTCATTGATGTCAGGGCTCTTGGAGAGAAGCTAAGAAGGCTATCCCCTAGCCCGGAGGAGGCCGACAAGCTCATTAACACAATTTCGTCAATAATGTTCGTTGTGACTCGCCAAGGCCTTATAGCAATGGATGGTGGCGTTGATTACTCAAATGTTCCTCCGGGATACGCTGTTGCAAACATAGTCAATTTCGACGAAGAGGCTAGGAGGCTTAGGAATGAAATCGAGCAATTAACTGGTAAGAGAGTTGCGGTAGTCATAACTGATACCGAGACTAATACCAGCGGCAAAGTTGGCACAGTTGATGTCGCTGTAGGATCTTCTGGAATAGAGCCAGTTAGGCATGGTTTTGCTTCGAGAGACATTTATGGTAGGCCGAAGTTCGGTGGAGTCGATATCATCGTTGACGAGGTGGCCTCGGCTGCTGCTCTCCTAATGGGGCAGACGAGTGAAGGCATACCAGTCGTGATTGTAAGAGGTCTTGAATACCGTGAAAGCGCTGAAGGTGTATCGGATTACGCTCTGGGGTTTAAGGGATTAGGGCTTAGAGGTCTCATAAAGAACTTGTTTGCACGCATTATTTACCGCCTATTTTGGCGGCCCAGTGACTCTTGA